One Aegilops tauschii subsp. strangulata cultivar AL8/78 chromosome 7, Aet v6.0, whole genome shotgun sequence genomic window carries:
- the LOC141027442 gene encoding uncharacterized protein produces the protein MSEASDDDKAAMIHGLYALWMARNDTRDGKRIEEADSVARRVAALMDEWKRVRAREETSSRTTQHAIWEPPATGWLKANVDGATSRSGQDGGAGVVFRDELGAFRGAASVFLPGISQAETTELLACRRAVQMALQQDIPKLHVKTDCLVVARMLNEKERNLSTVGIIV, from the coding sequence ATGTCCGAGGCATCCGATGATGACAAGGCTGCGATGATCCATGGTCTATACGCCCTGTGGATGGCAAGGAATGACACAAGGGATGGAAAACGCATTGAAGAGGCGGACTCGGTGGCGAGGCGGGTTGCAGCGTTGATGGACGAATGGAAGAGGGTGCGTGCTCGGGAGGAAACTTCATCAAGAACAACTCAACATGCGATATGGGAACCACCGGCGACTGGCTGGCTTAAAGCAAACGTCGACGGGGCTACTTCTCGGTCGGGACAGGACGGAGGTGCGGGTGTTGTTTTCAGGGACGAGTTGGGCGCATTTAGAGGTGCGGCATCTGTTTTCCTTCCTGGGATTTCGCAGGCAGAGACCACTGAGCTGTTGGCATGCAGAAGAGCGGTGCAAATGGCGCTACAGCAAGACATCCCAAAACTGCATGTGAAAACTGACTGCCTGGTGGTGGCTAGGATGCTGAATGAAAAAGAAAGAAACCTGTCGACAGTGGGCATTATTGTATAA